The Diceros bicornis minor isolate mBicDic1 chromosome 22, mDicBic1.mat.cur, whole genome shotgun sequence DNA segment GATGGCCTGAGTTTGAGGAAAGTGAAGGAGATTTGAAATAACTTTGGGTAGCATCAGAGAGAATAAACTAAGGAACCAGTGACCTAAGTTCCGTTTGCTTTGTTCACGTGTTAGTAAGCATGGGATaattatttgtggaatgaatgaatgatttccaGGTAGTGCTGGGGCTAAAGTTATCATGGCACCAGTGGACTTGATTGTGAGATTTACTTCAATAGTGATCAGTTACTTATAGGAAGCCGTTCCTGGAAAAGGCAGAGAGATGGAATTTTTCCAGACAGGAAGGATTAAAGAGGATTGGATGGGGCCCGTTTGTAGTGGAACTTTTTAAATGTTGGTTACCTGGTTGACCATCAAGTCTACCTTGGAGAGGAGGGAAATGAAGACTAGAGCTTGGTGGATAGATGAGGAGtaagtggaaaaatgaatggccTGGAGTTGAAAAATTAACAAGGGTCATATAAACCGGAAGAATCATGGATGAGGCCAGAGGGTGGAATCTCAGATTGTGTTAATCCAGATGGCAGAAGCGTTCCTGGTAATAAGCTCTGGAGTGTGCGGCAGTAACTGCACTGGAATGGAAGTAAAAGATAAGACGATGTAGAAACTGGGCTATTGGCTGGTCCATCCATATGGATGTTAGAGAGCTCCATGGCCTCCTCACCTCTTCAGGTTCTCTGCCCTGGGCCCCTTCCCATCTTTtgtccctcccagggcctcaaCCGAATCTGCATTCTTTGACCCTAAGCTTCAGACATTTTAGGGTTAATGGCGTAACTCTGgacaagaaaatataaatgtgCGAGTGAGAAAGGGCTATGGTAGATatcggttttgttttgttttttagcactCAGCATTCACAAGTCTTTCTGGAACAACTACCTCAAGTGCCCTCCAGGACACTCACCCCATGTTTGAGTCCCAGTCTGTATAAGTGCAGTTGCCTTCCCTCCAGACCCCTACTGTAAGGGTGGGTAAGTGTGCAGTCTGTGGTGAGCCCCCCAGATATCTGCAACCTGCTGCATATTCTAAGACTCACCTCTGGTTCCTGAGCTGCAGGTGTTCTGAGAGAGACCTACCATGGCTCCACCAAGGCCATGGATATCAAAGATGGCACCACCATGCTGATAGGGGAACCTTACACACTAAGGGCAAGATCCTGTGTATTTCCTTCAAGCACGGATAGAAGGAAGGCATCAAGATCACCCTCTATTAAGAGGGTGATGCCATGCCTGACAACATCCCTGCAGATATTGTTTAGTACTCAAAGAACAGCCTGGTACCTTTTTGGTATAAGGCATCAGTGTGCTGTGCAGTGCTCAAATCAGCTTCATGGAGGTAGTGCCTGGATCAGTTTGAAGAAGAGGGGGAGCAGGACAGGGTCACAATATGGGGATGAGGCATAATGCTTTGTTCCACCAGCAAGGCCATTCTTTCCCCTCTTcatttttccttccctccccactccctctaaAGCATCTTTTCCTTGTTCTCAGCTTCATTTTCCCCTGGGAGGTAGATGGCTGCCTGGGCAGCATTCCTACCACTGATAGCTCAGTGATGCTTTTGTTCTGTAACAAAATGTCATCTGTTGGCAGTCTGAAGAAATACTCAGGGAGGGGAACCACTTCTCCCAGCTGCCTTTCCAGTAGGGAAACCTCAGTGTCAAGTCTAAAGTATGCTTCCCCAACACATTACCATGACTCACGTGACAGATTCTTAAGTAGCATCTATGCTGTTCCTAGTTCCTCCCCACCAGCCCAGGATCCACTGTAGCAGTACCCCCCCAAACACTCCCATTCAGGGTTCATCCACCTGTGGGATCCTCTGGTCAGTGACTTCTAAATCATGATGAAGCCACTGTTTCTTCCTCACTGTTATTTTCTGAGAAATATACCTGTCCTTGACCCTCTTCAGATGTAGAAGACCTGTCTTCCCTACTGCTCTGAAGGGAGCAGAAGCATTCAGTGAGGGGAAGCTGTGGGCTGCTCTACATTTTCATTAAGGCTAAGCTAAGAGGCAGGAGACGGAGTCCATCTCAAACTCACCAGGGAGGAAATGGGCTTTGTGGGGCATGTGATACCTGTCTCTCATCAAGAGCTCCAGGGGACTGGTGACCTTTTAGAAGCCAAAGGAAGCAATTAGTAAGAGCTGAACTGACTCCTTCCTTTCCTGAAGCACAAACTCTGAGTTACCTGAAACCCATGCCCCCAACACAGCACATGGAAAGACACCACTATTATTAGAGAATCATTTATtgggaagaatcaatattgtctACAAGGAAGGAATTATTTTGGGGTGGGAAATTTTCCTCTCTGGAAATTCTGGAGAAGCATTTTCTGTTGAATCAGCAGAGACAGATCTCTGAACACAGTGCCTTCAGCAGTGGTGGGAACAACTGGAGGTCCCTGGTTGGCTTGACGCCTACAGGTGGGGCCTGGATGGGGCACAGGCTCCCTGCGGGGCACGGATGAGGGATGCTTTTGATCCAATAGCTGGTCCTTAAAGGCCACAACTTTCTGGAGGTGTCTGTCCTTGTCTCTGCTCCGTCTAACTCTTGGATAACTCTGGCCGGCAGAGAGAGCTTCCTGGCGGCAGGACTTGGTGTTTGTCACTTTACAGGAGGGAGCCCTGTAGCTGGAAGGATGGCCCTGGATGGGCTCTGCCCGGGCCTGCACTTCTGCCTTCTGCTGAGTTTTCCCAAACTTCCTCAGGGCAGGAAGGGGCTCTCGAGGACAGGTGGTATCTATCACATGCCAACGCCCCAGTTTCTCCTCTGGGGACTTCCCAGCGTCTGTCATGATCTTCTGAGCTGTGGTCGTCTCAGTCATGGCAGCTCTCCTTGTAACTAGGCCTCTGCTCTGCGCGGGTGATATGGGGCTGCCCTTTTCCTGggaattttcttgctttttgcaTTTTATCCCAGGATTAAACCATTGCAAAaggtcattcattttttttctgaaggtTTTAGGAGGAGGCTGTCCCTTCTGTGATGGGGTCTGGGAAGACTTGCTCCCAAGCATCTCCTCTAATGCCATGTCCTGAGTAGGGAAACGCTTCCTTCTAGGTTGGGATGTCCCCAACCCTGTGTCCCCTCCACCACACTCTTCTGCTTTGGGGCCTGGAGTGCTCACTCTCTCTGCAGCTGGTGGGAAATTCTTATCCTGGCACCTCCTTAAGACATGCTTAGGGACCCAGGGCTCCTGCCGCTGCTCCACACCGATTCCTCTGTTCTCCAAATGGACATGCAGCACCTGGGAAGCTCCTGCGTCCCCGCTAGAGACACCCTGGGCATGAGTCAGTGAGGCCTTGTCAGTCAAGCTCTCTGAGGCAAGGGACCTGTCAGTGGGTTGGCCTCTCACCTGCCTCTGCTCCCTCTTCTCCAGTTTAAACTTTAATTCACTCAACAGCTGTTCTTTAAGGTCTGATGATTTGGGAACTGGTCTTCTTGGTGGGGGGCTTTCAGTGGTCCCAGTAGTTTCTACTTTACTCTCATTCACATTTATCATTTGGGAGCTTCCTGGCTTGCTGGTTGTCAAGATGTCACCAGTTTTTGATTGAAGAGCATTGAGCTCCTTGGCCCTGAATATCTCCCTAGACACGTTGAGCATGGAGAGAGGTTCTGACTTCTTCTCCATCTTTTTGGCCTGTCGTGTTTCTACTCCATCCCTGGAAATCACATTCTTTTCCTTTGGTTCATGTCCGGCCCCAGCTTGCCTTGCAGGCAGCCTTGGGGGACATCTGTTGCCTAGTTGAGTCTGTCTCTGACTTGCTTTGCCTGTGATGCTGTGTGTGACAGGCAGAAGGGTCTGTTTGGCACCCTTACTTCTCTGAACATCCTCTGCAAGCTCTTGGTTGATGCCAGAGGGTGATTGTCTCGAGGACCCCTGTCCTTTCTTGCCCACAGAtgaggtggcagggccaggacgaTCCCGGACAGGGGCTGAATTTGTTGTTCCCACTTTGTCTCCATGAACAGATTTAGAGCTTCCTCTAAGGGGCTTGAAGCCCCCAGATTTGGAGTCCAGCTCAGAAATCAGGTTGGTTGAAGAGGGAAAGTGGGAACAGGATAAGGACTGGGATGCGTCTTCCAATTTAGAGATCCGTATGGATTCAAGGACCCTGCAGGGAAGGCCCCACAGCATTCTCATATGAAACTTTTTAATATGGGCTTCCAGCATCTGCCGTGCACTGGAATCAATGAAGGAAAGCTCCTGGAAAGTATCCAGGGTGTAGTTCCCACCCACTGATGGTTTcaaatttctctgtttttttggGGTGTGGGATTTTTCAGAAAGCAGCAGTGTCTGCTTGATAGCATGCTGTGAACTATGCACAGTCCCAGGAACCCGACCCTCGTTGATTTCCTCAAACTTCTTACTCAAATATACTTTCAGGACATTTTCAAGTTGTTTCTGAACTAGACTGCCCCCCGAGGCCCTTGAATTTTTCCCTGACAGACTCGCCATGTGACTACCTAGGTCTTTCTCAGAGTCATACCCCAGATCCTTATCTGAAGACCTCTCTGAGTCACTCAGCAGATGAGCTTTTGGGCCATTCTCTGGGCTGTGTTGCTGATCCTTCCCCCCATCCTTCTCTAGCTGAAGCAGTTCTGAGCTCCTTTCATGGAAGCTTTCGGGTTGGCTCAATCTGACATTTAGATTTTTGTTCACAGAGACCCGTGAGAGTCCACGATCACTCTCTGACTCAGGTATCTCTGAAAAATTGCTCGGAGGTATCATCAGTGACAGAGAGTCACGGATCCTGCAGGGCAGGCCCCACTGATGTTGGATGAGCCGCTTTCGAAGGTGATCATCTAGTTTCCCTCGAAGCTCCTCACTGAGAGGAAACTCTCCAGGAAGGATGGATATTGAAACATGGGCTTGGGAGCCCTGGTGATAAGGAGAGTTGGGAGCTGAAGGACAAAAGTCTTCCTGAGATCTGTGGACCACAGAGGGTAAACCCCACAAACTTTCCTGTTGCTTCTGCAATACGTTCCATTCCAGGTGTTGAATTTCAGATGAGGTGAGAGACTCTGATTCATTATGGGGTCTATGGAAACTCACTCCATAGGTCTCAGTCTGGGCTAGAGGACCAGATGGTACGATTCGGGGTGAGGATTGAAAATGGGCCTGGGGCTGGACCGGAGTGAGAGGTAGGGGTTGGGATTGGGGCAGGGTTTGAGGCAAGGATTGAGGCTGGATCTGAGGCAAGAACAAAGGTAGAGGATGGGGAAGTACTGGTGGTTCT contains these protein-coding regions:
- the LOC131419959 gene encoding spermatogenesis-associated protein 31D4-like, producing the protein MEFSQWNVLSFLNSPIESCLSFGSTFLDTDSNLTFLCGLGLLILFLCCLVGIPTLPNFWKTKDSKKRQGRAKRRRKGGTSRGWRYYERETEEERKKIAILKSPLGQHHNTTHIRQLLCPDSSCEVCNSTTAEVNRLLFLEDLEDDTLSVSSLASTASVTESLFTVSSAFSEVPPGNLIPATLSEPSSPAPSILSPNPMTPSADFLSLSPPGHSLPPEPFLPLESKFLVDHSPPQPLASPPLLPHDTQTADPVLQPEATLSLHTIFSLDPTLCQDINSLPDLSQTMNPTDSLACYQTPLTLSVSPPPDHPLTTTKSKSISALLKPVPENSSPDSPGELSTCVPIIRGTDNSSLSVSEFSSRQAHGKDLFPSTLAQCDFDQEFLAPHSSEASFGGDPATNLGEPGNLSFLSPDILALLERQVQKRSDFLIREEKEKKRGSFPKELRPDYQLNSSEKMLESIAHKHDPAVSLPFWSSKGKPKELHVHQQPLYPKTPEDHLQQKRVQLFWGLPSLHSESLSTADHVSGDCSSIIIFNRISNAPMDQEPPVLPHPLPLFLPQIQPQSLPQTLPQSQPLPLTPVQPQAHFQSSPRIVPSGPLAQTETYGVSFHRPHNESESLTSSEIQHLEWNVLQKQQESLWGLPSVVHRSQEDFCPSAPNSPYHQGSQAHVSISILPGEFPLSEELRGKLDDHLRKRLIQHQWGLPCRIRDSLSLMIPPSNFSEIPESESDRGLSRVSVNKNLNVRLSQPESFHERSSELLQLEKDGGKDQQHSPENGPKAHLLSDSERSSDKDLGYDSEKDLGSHMASLSGKNSRASGGSLVQKQLENVLKVYLSKKFEEINEGRVPGTVHSSQHAIKQTLLLSEKSHTPKKQRNLKPSVGGNYTLDTFQELSFIDSSARQMLEAHIKKFHMRMLWGLPCRVLESIRISKLEDASQSLSCSHFPSSTNLISELDSKSGGFKPLRGSSKSVHGDKVGTTNSAPVRDRPGPATSSVGKKGQGSSRQSPSGINQELAEDVQRSKGAKQTLLPVTHSITGKASQRQTQLGNRCPPRLPARQAGAGHEPKEKNVISRDGVETRQAKKMEKKSEPLSMLNVSREIFRAKELNALQSKTGDILTTSKPGSSQMINVNESKVETTGTTESPPPRRPVPKSSDLKEQLLSELKFKLEKREQRQVRGQPTDRSLASESLTDKASLTHAQGVSSGDAGASQVLHVHLENRGIGVEQRQEPWVPKHVLRRCQDKNFPPAAERVSTPGPKAEECGGGDTGLGTSQPRRKRFPTQDMALEEMLGSKSSQTPSQKGQPPPKTFRKKMNDLLQWFNPGIKCKKQENSQEKGSPISPAQSRGLVTRRAAMTETTTAQKIMTDAGKSPEEKLGRWHVIDTTCPREPLPALRKFGKTQQKAEVQARAEPIQGHPSSYRAPSCKVTNTKSCRQEALSAGQSYPRVRRSRDKDRHLQKVVAFKDQLLDQKHPSSVPRREPVPHPGPTCRRQANQGPPVVPTTAEGTVFRDLSLLIQQKMLLQNFQRGKFPTPK